The DNA sequence TTCAATCAACGAATTAACCGACGTTCCTTTATCCCAAAGTTTCATATCTTACGTATATTTTGTGCATCAAAGATAAATCAAAATAAATAAATATACATTATTGATGAATATTTATTCAAAACGCTCCTATTTTTTAATGTAGATCCGATATTAAGAAATAAATGGAGAAAAGTCAGGTTTATATAAATCTGAATTCTATATGTTTGAATTCCCCTATTTACGTGCAGTCTCTGCTAGTATTTCCATGTACCACATACATTACTCAAATAGCATAACCAATTAATTTCCAAATATGCGCACAAGCAAAAATCGATTTGTAAAAAAATCAGGATTAAAATTCTGGGGCTTCATCTCATTGTTATTAATCTTTTCATCTCAGGTTCACTCTCAAGGTGGACCCATCAAGTGGTCGGCAGATGATAATTCTTATTTCAGAATTGAAAACGATGAGATTGTTCAATTTTCGTTGCCTGACAACAAATCAAAAGTTATTATTTCGAAACAGCAACTGACTCCACAAGGAAGTACGACTCCGCTAAAAATCAGTTTTTATACATTTTCGGCCGATAAGCAAAAAGCTTTGCTGTTTACAAATACAACCAAAGTTTGGCGATTAAATACAAAGGGCGATTACTGGGTTTTAGATCTAAAAAACGGATTTCTCCATCAATTGGGCAAGTCCATGCCCTCATCGTCATTAATGTTTGCCAAGTTTTCGCCGGATGGCAAGTCGGTTGCCTATGTAAGTGGCAATAATATTTATGCTGAAGATCTGGCCTCATCGCAAATCAAAACGTTAACGACTGATGGATCTGTCACCTTAATTAATGGTACTTTCGATTGGGTTTACGAAGAAGAATTTTCGTGCCGCGATGGCTTCCGTTGGAGTCCCGACAGCAAATCGATTGCTTACTGGCAGGTTGATGCCAGCAAAATCAAGAAATTTTACATGATCAACAATACGGATTCGATATACTCGCAATTGATACCCATCGAATATCCAAAAGTGGGAGAAACGCCATCTGCGGTCAAAGTGGGCGTTGTAACTGTTGCCGACTCAAAAACCACATGGATGAATATTCCCGGCGATCCGGCACAACACTATATTGTGCGGATGGAATACATTCCTTTTTCAAACAACTTATTGATTCAGCAATTAAACCGGAAACAGAACGACAGCAAGCTTTACATTTCTGAAATTGCAACAGGCCATTCGAAAATCATTCAGGAGGAAACGGATGAAGCCTGGATCGATATTTTCCAATCCGGGAATGCCTATACGATTGACTTTACAAACAACTTCACGTGGATAAATGAAAACAAGAGTATTCTTTGGGCCTCGGAAAAAGACGGATGGAGACATCTTTATCAGGTTTCGCTGGAAGGAAAACCCGAAAAGCTTGTTACAAAAGGCGATTACGATTTGATTGATCTGGAATATACCGATCCGAAAGCAGGTTATGTGTATTTTACAGCTTCACCCGAGAATGCTACCCAGAAATACCTCTACCGCACCAAACTTGATGGCAGCAGCACTCCGGAATTACTCAGTCCATCATCGTTAAAAGGAAATCACAATTACTCGTTTTCGGCCACTGGGAAATATGCATCTCATACCTTCTCGAACCATTTTACCAAACGCGCCAATGAGTTTATTACCGTAGCCAACCAAAAACCAATTAACGAAAAGGAAAGTATTGCTTACTGGCTCGATTCTCTTCAGGTAAAATCGACAACCGAATTCTTCAGGGTGACAACTAAAGACCATGTTGAAATGGATGGCTGGATGGTCAAACCCAAAAACTTCGACCCGACAAAGAAATATCCGGTAGTATTTATGGTATATACCGAACCTGCCGGGGCGACCGTTTCTGACGCTTACGGAGTTAGCCGAAATGGCCTTTATGCCGGTGACATGGCTGAAGATGGCTACATTTACATGTCGATTGACAATCGTGGCACACCAGCGCCCAAAGGACGGGAGTGGCGGAAATCGATTTACCGGAAGGTTGGTCAGATAAACATTAGCGACCAAGCCAATGCGGCAGCTGAAATACTAAAATGGGATTTTGTAGATTCGTCAAGGGTGGCAGTTTGGGGCTGGAGCGGCGGCGGATCAGCTACTTTAAACCTGATGTTTCAACATCCCGAAATTTACAAAACCGGGATCGCAATAGCAGCAGTAGGCAATCAGCTCACGTATGACAATGTATATCAGGAACGCTATATGGGATTGCCACAGGAAAACAAGGAAGATTTTGTAAAAGGCTCGCCCATCACCTATGCTAAAAACTTAAAGGGGAATTTGCTGTACATTCATGGCACAGGCGACGACAACGTACATTACCAAAACGCGGAAATGTTGGTTAACGAACTGATCAAGTATAACAAGCTATTTCAGTTTATGCCTTACCCCAACCGCACGCACAGCATTTCGGAAGGAGAAGGAACATCCAAACATTTATCGACCTTATATACCAACTATTTAAAAATGCATTGTCCTCCGGGAGGACGCTAAAATGCAAAAGAAAAGAGCCATTCTTCAGAAAGAGGAAGTGGTTCTTTTTTTATGTAATTAAAAATGAAACATGCACTTTCAACCCAATATTGCCTATCTGAACACCGATTCGGAAACTCTTTTTATAGCTTTACTGTAATCAACAATAATCCTCGAATTCTCGTACTCTGAAATAAATTTAGTGTTTGCGATCAATCCATTAATTAATTCGTCGAGCAAGCTTATCCTATCTTTCAATTGAGCTATCTGGTATGAAACAGTTGGCCGGTGCGCTATATTACTGAACTTTGATCGATCTCCTATCGATTTTTCATATTCATCGATTTGGTTATGTAATTTGGTTAATTGACTTGCTGTAATATTGTATGGTTCTAAATAATAAAGCATCCATTCGGCCCTGCAAACAATGGTATTACAGCGCTGAATTACGGTTCTATCACTTCCATTGGCCAGCGAAGGTTCAGAATGATCCACTAGCTTCATCATAATTTCATCATTATGGCTATGCGCATACAAATACATTCTTCGGCAAAGCTTAATTGTAGCACGAATGATCGAATTTAAATCATCGTTTAGCGTAGTGTAACGAATACGTGAATTGTGGTTAAGTCTCCCAACAGTCTCATAGTAATCTCGCTCAATTGAATGAACTTCCATTACTATCGCCGATTCCGAAATCCATATCGGCTGGTTTTTATTCAAGGTATCCAAAACAGAGTGAACCATGTTTAGGAAATTTTCTTCTGATTGTTTCATCTTTTAATAATTAGTTTAGTAAACACCTCATTAATGGGTACTAAAAATTAAAAATCGTTCTTTGAAATTCTTTATTCATCGCATTTATAGCGTTTTTTTATAGCGTGACGATTTGAATTGACGATTAGATTTTAGCTTTAACAAAAGCACTATCTCATGAATCAAGGCAAATACATCTTCGCACAGCTTACAGATTTTTTACCTCTCCGAGTCTTTGATCGAATAGTTGAAAACCATCAAGGGAATAAATATGTCAGGCATTTTACATGCTGGAACCAGATGCTTTGTATGGTTTTCGGTCAACTCACTTCCAGAGACAGCATGCGTGATTTAATGTTGAGCCTTGAAGCTCATCAATCTAAGTATTATCATCTGGGTCTGGGATCGACCATCACCCGCAGAAACCTTGGCAAAGCGAACGAAAAACGTAGTTATAAAATCTTTGAAGAGTTTGCCTACGTTTTGATTGAAGAAGCCAGAAGGAGCTGCTATAAAGACGAATTCGAGATTGATGTTGATGGCAATATTTTTGCTTTGGATTCCACAACGATAGACCTGTGTTTAAGTGTCTTCTGGTGGGCTGAATTTAGAAAGCATAAAGGAGGGATTAAACTTCATACCATTTACGATGTGAAGACCTCCATACCAAGCTTTTTGCACATCACAACTGCCAGTGTTCACGATGTCAATATTTTGGATCTCATCCCTTATGAAACAGGGAGCTTTTACATTGTTGACAAAGGATACATCGATTTTAAGCGACTGTACAGATTGCACTTAAAAGGAGCGTTTTTTGTCACAAGAGCAAAAGACAACATGCGTTTTAAACGAATGTATTCCAGCGCAGTTGACAAAACAACCGGAGTCCTTTATGATCAAATAGGTCGGTTGGAAACATACTATTCCAGAAAAGACTATCCGGAAAAGCTGCGCAGGATCAAATATTACGATCAAAATCGGGACAGAACCTTCATCTTCATGACCAACAACACTGACCTGAAAGCCGAAGAAATTGCCATGTTGTACAAGAAACGCTGGGAAGTTGAACTGTTCTTCAAATGGATGAAACAGCACTTGAGGATCAAATCATTTTGGGGAACAACCATGAATGCTGTCAAAGTCCAAATTTATTGCGCGATCATTGCTTACTGTCTGATTGCCATTGTCGGTAACAAATTGAAAGTTGATCGCTCAATCTACGAAATACTACAGATTCTCAGCATCTCTCTACTCGACAAAGCGCCTGTAAGAGAAATACTTACAAAATGCGATTACAAGAATGTCAAAGAACTAAATTATAAACAATTAACAATCAGTGGGTTTTAAGTGCCCACTAGTGTAAACACCTTTTATCAAAAAAATGTACATGGCAGTTTTCAAAAAAAAATCAACTATACCAATACCACGTTAACGATATGTCTAAAATACTCTAAATTAGAGATCCATAATTTTAATAAAAGTGAAATTTTTATAAGAAAACTAAACAGATTACCGTATTCAAACCTAATTTCGGATTGAAAAAAAGAATGGCTAAGCCAATTGTACAGCCGCCCTGCCCCCACTCCGATCAACAGCAACAACCTCCACTTTATCGCCAGTTTTAAATGAAGTTTCAAAAATAAATGGCTTACTTTTCAGCGTTTGTGGCTGATGTTTGACTTCACCAGCTTTTATGCCGTTAACCAAAACCTCATACGTTGCCACAGCAGCATCGCCAGCTAAAGCGGTATCCCAAACAATTTTATTTCCTTCTTTTCGGAGGTTTCCGGGAGCGGTTAATCCAACTTTTTCCATCTGGAAATAATTGGATTTTGGTTTTATCAAAGTTGCCTGGTCTTCAATTCGTTTCCGCTCATTTTCAGGCATTCCATTGGGATTGATTTGCGCACTATAAAAGTTCTGTATCAACTGGCATTTCATTGGGTCGTCATCAATCTGGCCGATTCCGATAATTAAAGTATGGATACCAGGTGTAGAAAGTGAATATTCGATCAACGGACGACTCGGCAATTCAGGTGTCCCAATTTTCCGG is a window from the Aquipluma nitroreducens genome containing:
- a CDS encoding S9 family peptidase, which codes for MRTSKNRFVKKSGLKFWGFISLLLIFSSQVHSQGGPIKWSADDNSYFRIENDEIVQFSLPDNKSKVIISKQQLTPQGSTTPLKISFYTFSADKQKALLFTNTTKVWRLNTKGDYWVLDLKNGFLHQLGKSMPSSSLMFAKFSPDGKSVAYVSGNNIYAEDLASSQIKTLTTDGSVTLINGTFDWVYEEEFSCRDGFRWSPDSKSIAYWQVDASKIKKFYMINNTDSIYSQLIPIEYPKVGETPSAVKVGVVTVADSKTTWMNIPGDPAQHYIVRMEYIPFSNNLLIQQLNRKQNDSKLYISEIATGHSKIIQEETDEAWIDIFQSGNAYTIDFTNNFTWINENKSILWASEKDGWRHLYQVSLEGKPEKLVTKGDYDLIDLEYTDPKAGYVYFTASPENATQKYLYRTKLDGSSTPELLSPSSLKGNHNYSFSATGKYASHTFSNHFTKRANEFITVANQKPINEKESIAYWLDSLQVKSTTEFFRVTTKDHVEMDGWMVKPKNFDPTKKYPVVFMVYTEPAGATVSDAYGVSRNGLYAGDMAEDGYIYMSIDNRGTPAPKGREWRKSIYRKVGQINISDQANAAAEILKWDFVDSSRVAVWGWSGGGSATLNLMFQHPEIYKTGIAIAAVGNQLTYDNVYQERYMGLPQENKEDFVKGSPITYAKNLKGNLLYIHGTGDDNVHYQNAEMLVNELIKYNKLFQFMPYPNRTHSISEGEGTSKHLSTLYTNYLKMHCPPGGR
- a CDS encoding IS4 family transposase; the protein is MNQGKYIFAQLTDFLPLRVFDRIVENHQGNKYVRHFTCWNQMLCMVFGQLTSRDSMRDLMLSLEAHQSKYYHLGLGSTITRRNLGKANEKRSYKIFEEFAYVLIEEARRSCYKDEFEIDVDGNIFALDSTTIDLCLSVFWWAEFRKHKGGIKLHTIYDVKTSIPSFLHITTASVHDVNILDLIPYETGSFYIVDKGYIDFKRLYRLHLKGAFFVTRAKDNMRFKRMYSSAVDKTTGVLYDQIGRLETYYSRKDYPEKLRRIKYYDQNRDRTFIFMTNNTDLKAEEIAMLYKKRWEVELFFKWMKQHLRIKSFWGTTMNAVKVQIYCAIIAYCLIAIVGNKLKVDRSIYEILQILSISLLDKAPVREILTKCDYKNVKELNYKQLTISGF